TATGTAGAAAAAATTCAATCTGATTATGAATTAAGTGAACAGCTATTACAACTTGAAGATGATTCTATTAATAGTGATTCTTTTGATGATTTTAATGTAGAAAATTTTGAAAGATATAGATATATTCCAACTGATGCCTATAAAAATGGTGGAAAAATACCTTTTACTTTAACTATTACAAATGAAAATGAAACTAAAGATATTGTAGTAAAACTTGATATTAAAAAAATATTGCTAGAAGAAAAAAGAGATATTAAATTTGATTCTGTACCTGCTTGGTTTATTGATTTAATACCATTAGAGTTAGAAGAGAAATTTAGTGAAATTTCTGATGGTTGGAAAAAATCAGCAGTTATTTTTGTAAGTCCTAATCCAGGTGAAGCTTATGCTAAATTATTTAAACAAGCAAAAAATTCAATTATTTATGCTTTTATTGCTTTTATCATTTCAATGATAATCCTTTTTATATTTGTTCAATATTTATTAAGACCATTAAAAAGGATTGAAAGCTTAGCAAAAAGTATTGCTCTAGGAAAGTTTGAAACAATTGATGAACTTCCTTGGACTACAGAAATCAAACATGTATCTATTGCAATGAATGATATGTCAAGAAAAATTGAAGTAATAATTAATAAGTTAAATAGAAATCTTCAAACTTTATCAGAAAAACTATCTCAAGATGAATTAACAAAATTACCTTTAAAAACTACATTTGAAACAGATATGAAACAGATGTTTATTCAAAAAGGTAAAGGATATATTTTAAAAATAAAAATAAATGCACTTAGTAGTTTTGCAAAAACACATACTAATAAGGAAGTAAATAGTTTCATTCTTGAGTTTACTGATGAAATTAAAAATGTTTTAAAAGAGAAAGAAGATAATAAAAAGTTTAAATTTTATAGGTTTTTTGGTTCAGAGTTTATGTTGATTCTTGAAGATTGTGATTACTCTTGTAGTGAGAAAATATGTAAAAACCTAAAAAATAGTTTTAATCTTTTGGCCAATAAGCATAAAGTAACCGAAATTGCACATATAGGTGCTACTCCATTTAATACTTATAGTACTACTCCTGAAATGCTTCAAGCTACTAATGAAGCTTATGAAAAAGCTAAATTAATAGGTCCAAATGACTATTTTATTAGAGATAATAATGATTTAATTAGGGATATGGAAGAGTGGAGAGATTTAATTTTTACAATTATTGAAAATAATAGTTTTGAAATTGAATATATAAATGATACTTATTGTTCAAAAGATGAGGAAATTTTATTAATGCAAGAGGCTTTCACTTCTGCAAAAGATAAAAATAATAAAAATATTCCAATCGGGACATTCGTTTCCATAGCAGAAAAATACGAAAAAATAGTTGATTTTGATATGGCAGTAATTTCTAAAGTCATAGATTATATGGTTATTAATGATATTAAGCACGATATAATGATTAATCTATCTTTAAACTCAATTGAAGATGAAGAGTTTATTTCTTGGTTAGAAAATAAAATCTTTACTAATAAAAATATAGCTTCTCAATTATTGTTTTCAGTTACTGCATATGCTGTTATAAAAGATATAAAAGGCTTTAAAAACTTTTGTGATAAAGTTCATAATGTAGGAGCTAAAATTATAGTTAAAAGATTTGAAAGTAAGTTTATTCCCCTTGATAATATTAAAGATTTTAATTTAGATTTTATAAGATTAGCAAGAGATTATACTACTGATATTTATCTTGATACATCTAAACAAAGTTTTGTTGAGTCAATACAAGAATTAGCAAATCTTTTAAATATTAAAGTTTATTGTGAAAATGTTAACAATAATAAAGATTATGATATGGTTAAGAAAATAAAAATAGATGGTATTAGCAGATAATAACTGCTAATACTTTATCTTTTATACTTTTTTATAAATTTATATAATATTTCAAACTTTGGATATATTTTAAAAATCATTTAAATGTAATAATTAATAATATTAATACTTCATTAATAAATATTAAATATAATACACCTTTTCTTGGGGAAGAGTATGTTTGAAAAATTTTTAAAATTCTTTGTAGATAATTCAAGGATGAATTATACTTTATTTGTTTTAGTGTTTTTTGCAGGTATTTGGTCTTATAATAATACAGCAAAAGAAATATTTCCTAGTTTTGAGTTAGAAATGATTTCTGTTACTGGGTCTTATTCTGGTGCTTCAGTTGATATTTTAGATAAAATGGTTGTAACAGAAATTGAAGATAATATAAAAAATCTTGATAGTGTTGATACCATGACTACTGTGATTAGTCCAGGTAGGTTTTCTTTAATTTTAGAATTAAAAGAGGGAAAAAATAAGTTTAATGAATCTGATAAAGTTAAAGATTCAATAGCTTTAGTAAAAGCAGATCTTCCTTCGGATATGGATGAGCCTACTGTAAATGCCTTAACAAGATCCCGTAGTTTATTAGATATTTCTTTAACTTCTGAGAAACTAACTTTGGATGAGTTAAAGCCTTTAGCAAATGACATAAAAAGTAAATTAATGACAATTTCTGGAATTAATGATATTACTATTTATGGTGATTCTGATGAATATTATGAAATACTTATTGATGACAAAAAAGTAGAAGCTTTAGATTTAAATAAAAGTGATGTTTTTAATGCAATTTCTACATTGTCTTATATCTTCCCAGTTGGAAAAATAGAAGATAGTAAAAAACATTATTATGTTTCAACTTTTAATGGTGAAAAAACTGCAAATAACTTTGGAAATACTCTTCTTAGAGTAGGGCAAACAAGTGTTTATTTATCTGATATTGCTCTTATTTCAAAGAAATATGAAGATGCTTCGACACTTTACTCTTTTAATGGTAAAAATGCTTTATCTTTAAATGTAGAACAAACAGA
This sequence is a window from Halarcobacter mediterraneus. Protein-coding genes within it:
- a CDS encoding bifunctional diguanylate cyclase/phosphodiesterase, producing the protein MSLSKQLYIIIAFIFFIIFTGNFIISIKNTKEYLEVESQTKAQDTATSLGMSLRPLIKDKKDPEIESIIKAISNSGFYKEIRLEDSDYIINDYELLDATSTYKNDNWKIKKLFVESKFGYVEKIQSDYELSEQLLQLEDDSINSDSFDDFNVENFERYRYIPTDAYKNGGKIPFTLTITNENETKDIVVKLDIKKILLEEKRDIKFDSVPAWFIDLIPLELEEKFSEISDGWKKSAVIFVSPNPGEAYAKLFKQAKNSIIYAFIAFIISMIILFIFVQYLLRPLKRIESLAKSIALGKFETIDELPWTTEIKHVSIAMNDMSRKIEVIINKLNRNLQTLSEKLSQDELTKLPLKTTFETDMKQMFIQKGKGYILKIKINALSSFAKTHTNKEVNSFILEFTDEIKNVLKEKEDNKKFKFYRFFGSEFMLILEDCDYSCSEKICKNLKNSFNLLANKHKVTEIAHIGATPFNTYSTTPEMLQATNEAYEKAKLIGPNDYFIRDNNDLIRDMEEWRDLIFTIIENNSFEIEYINDTYCSKDEEILLMQEAFTSAKDKNNKNIPIGTFVSIAEKYEKIVDFDMAVISKVIDYMVINDIKHDIMINLSLNSIEDEEFISWLENKIFTNKNIASQLLFSVTAYAVIKDIKGFKNFCDKVHNVGAKIIVKRFESKFIPLDNIKDFNLDFIRLARDYTTDIYLDTSKQSFVESIQELANLLNIKVYCENVNNNKDYDMVKKIKIDGISR